The proteins below come from a single Corynebacterium glyciniphilum AJ 3170 genomic window:
- a CDS encoding aldo/keto reductase encodes MTDTNQTRVTVTLNDGQEIPQLGLGVWELSPEDAYSSTRAAISAGARHIDTAAAYGNEKEVGRAIADAIADGEATRDDLYITTKLWNADQAPGKAAEAIDTSLTNLGLDHVDLWLIHWPLPSYGRYVDAWRSLIAAREAGKTTSIGVSNFYPEVLDEIIDATGVVPAVNQIELHPGLSQPEQRADDAKRGIVTEAWSPLGRGLLDHPVITAIAKEHGVNPAQVIVRWHLQQGIVVFPRSRQPERVRQNLDVNGFELTEEEIAQITALDDDADASGRVGADPREAAFGIPEE; translated from the coding sequence ATGACAGATACGAACCAGACACGTGTGACAGTCACCCTCAACGACGGACAGGAGATCCCTCAGCTCGGCCTCGGGGTCTGGGAACTCTCACCGGAGGACGCCTACTCGTCCACCCGCGCGGCGATCTCCGCCGGTGCCCGCCACATCGACACCGCCGCCGCCTACGGCAACGAGAAGGAAGTGGGTCGCGCGATCGCCGACGCCATCGCCGACGGTGAGGCCACCCGTGATGACCTCTACATCACCACGAAACTGTGGAACGCCGATCAGGCTCCGGGCAAGGCGGCCGAAGCTATCGACACCTCGCTGACAAACCTCGGTCTTGACCACGTCGACCTCTGGTTGATCCACTGGCCGCTGCCGTCCTACGGACGCTACGTGGATGCATGGCGGTCCCTGATCGCAGCCAGGGAGGCGGGGAAGACGACCTCCATCGGTGTCTCGAACTTCTACCCGGAGGTCCTCGACGAGATCATCGACGCCACCGGTGTTGTCCCGGCTGTCAACCAGATCGAGCTGCACCCCGGGCTCTCCCAGCCGGAGCAGCGGGCCGATGATGCCAAGCGTGGCATCGTCACCGAGGCGTGGTCGCCGCTGGGGCGCGGCCTGCTCGACCATCCCGTGATCACAGCCATCGCAAAGGAACACGGTGTGAACCCCGCCCAGGTGATTGTGCGGTGGCATCTGCAGCAGGGCATCGTGGTCTTCCCGCGGTCTCGTCAGCCGGAGCGTGTCCGTCAGAACCTCGACGTCAACGGCTTCGAGCTCACGGAGGAGGAGATCGCACAGATCACCGCCCTGGATGATGACGCTGACGCGTCCGGGCGCGTCGGAGCCGATCCGCGCGAAGCGGCCTTCGGCATTCCCGAGGAATAG
- a CDS encoding enoyl-CoA hydratase, giving the protein MAEGQDAPVNDGIRVARDESVPAVGVITLCRPDRRNALDADVCGAVADAVEEFVTAGDPVRVILLRAEGPAFCAGANLKGGVYATDFFSGLERMIRAISEAPVPIIADVQGPAVGAGCQLVLACDLRVMGPKARVWVPAVHHGFSLDRWTVQRAVELLGGSVARNVLIAGAQVGQSMAVANGFAMLGGPSHDALELARTMSRQAPMPMHYFKLAMNNPDPDSELAGEIDRLGGACWLSRDVTEARRAREEKRAPIFEGR; this is encoded by the coding sequence ATGGCAGAGGGACAGGATGCGCCGGTGAACGACGGGATCCGGGTGGCGCGGGACGAGAGTGTCCCCGCAGTCGGGGTGATCACGCTGTGCCGCCCGGACCGTCGGAACGCATTGGACGCAGATGTGTGCGGTGCTGTCGCCGATGCCGTTGAGGAGTTCGTCACCGCTGGCGATCCGGTCCGCGTCATTCTTCTCCGTGCGGAGGGGCCCGCTTTCTGCGCCGGCGCGAACCTGAAGGGAGGGGTCTATGCCACAGATTTCTTCAGCGGGCTGGAGCGCATGATCCGTGCGATCTCTGAGGCTCCGGTCCCGATCATCGCCGATGTTCAGGGGCCCGCCGTCGGTGCCGGATGCCAGCTCGTCCTTGCCTGCGACCTACGAGTGATGGGTCCGAAAGCGCGGGTGTGGGTGCCCGCCGTCCATCACGGATTCAGCCTGGACCGGTGGACGGTCCAACGCGCTGTGGAACTGTTGGGCGGCTCGGTGGCACGGAATGTCCTCATCGCCGGTGCGCAGGTCGGCCAGAGCATGGCCGTGGCAAACGGGTTCGCGATGTTGGGTGGACCATCCCACGATGCCCTGGAGCTCGCCCGCACCATGTCACGGCAGGCGCCGATGCCGATGCACTACTTCAAACTGGCGATGAACAATCCTGACCCGGATTCCGAGCTTGCCGGGGAGATCGACCGGCTTGGTGGTGCCTGCTGGCTCAGCAGGGATGTCACGGAAGCGCGCCGGGCCCGTGAGGAGAAGCGCGCCCCGATCTTCGAAGGGCGGTAG